The window TCGAACACGCCGGGCAGGTGGCGCAGGTAGGAGCGGGTGTCCCAGTCCTCCTCGGCCGGCAGCGGGATGCGCTGCGCCGGCTCGTAGTCGTACCGCTTGCCGTCGGCGCTGGGCTGGGCGGCGACCCCGTACACGGCGTTGATGCCCGGCACCGAGGTCTGCACCCGGATCGAGCGGTAGCCCTCGTCGAGGTGCCGGCGGATCGAGTCGAACAGCTCCGGCAGGTCCCGGCCGGAGGCGTGGCCGTAGGCCATGATCCCGGTGCGCGACGCCCCGCCCAGCAGCTGGTACAGCGGCATGCCGGCGGCCTTGGCCTTGATGTCCCACAGGGCCACGTCGACCGCCGCGATGGCGGCCATGGTGACCGGCCCGCGACGCCAGTACGCCGAGCGGTAGAGGAACTGCCAGGCGTCCTCGATGCGGTGCGCGTCCCGGCCGATCAGCAGCGGGACGACGTGGTCGCGCAGGTACGAGGCGACCGAGAGTTCCCGTCCGTTGAGGGTGCCGTCGCCCAGGCCGGTGACGCCGTCCTCCGTGGTGATCTTCAGGGTGACGAAGTTGCGGTCGGGGCTGGAGACGATGACGTCAGCGGCGACGATCTTCACGGGGTGCCTTTCTTCTTCGGGGTGCTCGGTGGTCAGCGGAGGACGTCGCCGGCCTCGTGGCCGTCGAGGAGGGACAGTTCGGCGCGGCGCGGCAGCCCTTCCCAGTCGCCGGGGCTGGAGACCGCGAAGGCGCCGAGGGTGGCCGCGCGGCGCAGCCGACCGGCCAGGTCGAGCCCGTCGAACCAGCCGGACAGGTAGC is drawn from Micromonospora sp. NBC_01740 and contains these coding sequences:
- the manD gene encoding D-mannonate dehydratase ManD, coding for MTTEHPEEERHPVKIVAADVIVSSPDRNFVTLKITTEDGVTGLGDGTLNGRELSVASYLRDHVVPLLIGRDAHRIEDAWQFLYRSAYWRRGPVTMAAIAAVDVALWDIKAKAAGMPLYQLLGGASRTGIMAYGHASGRDLPELFDSIRRHLDEGYRSIRVQTSVPGINAVYGVAAQPSADGKRYDYEPAQRIPLPAEEDWDTRSYLRHLPGVFEAVRNEFGPELPLLHDGHHRMTPIQAAKLGKALEPYDLFWLEDCTPAENQEALRLVRQHTTTPLAIGEVFNTVWDYQTLIREQLIDYVRSAVTHTGGITAMRKLLDFAAQYQIKSGIHGPTDISPVGMAAALHLDLAIHNFGIQEYMRHGALTNEVFRQSFTFVDGYLHPGEQPGLGVELDEEAAAKFPYVPAYLPFNRLQDGTVHDW